CCATCGCGCGGCAGAGGGACGACCACATCGCGTCGCTCATCACCGCGATGGCCACCCACCGGTCAAAGCCCCGGCAGGGGTAGACGTTGTGCGGCGCGGCGCCGGGCGTCCGATTGCCCACGCGCTTCTGGCTGCGCCCGTTCACGAAGTAATCGAGGATGGCGGGCTCCAAGAAATGCTCACTCGCCTCCAGCTGGGACATGTCTATGTACTGCCCGCGCCCGGTGGCGCTGCGATGGCGCAGGGCGGCTATGACGGCTGAGACGGCGAACCAGGGGACGATGAGGTCGGTGTAGGGCTGGTTCGGCGCGGCGGGGTTGCTGTTGGGCCAGCCGGTGAGGTTGTCTACCCCGGCGAGGCCGCCCAAGGTGCGCCCAAAGCCGACGTGATGGGCGAAGGGGCCCGTCTGCCCCTGCATCGTGAGACTGATCATGATGATGTCCGGCTTCAGCTTCTTCATCTCGTCGTAGTGGAGGTTGTGCTCGCGCAGGACCTTGGTGCTGAAGCTCTCCGAGACGATGTCCGCCGTCTCCACCAGCCGACGGATGAGGGCCTGGGCCTCCGGCTTGGAGATGTCCAGGCGGATGCTCATCTTGGACGGGCTGTGGGTGGCGAAGTAGCCGCTCTTGTTGACGCCGGGCTTCCCCTCGATGAAGGGGTTGCCCAGCCGCCCGCCGTCCAGCCGCGCGCGGCTTTCGATCTTGATGACCTCCGCGCCCATGATCGCGAGGTACTTGGCGGTCACCGGGCCGGCCACAGCCCAGCAATAGTCCACCACGCGGATGCCGGAGAGCGGGAGGGACGCCATCAGATGACCCCCGCGCTCTTTAGGCTGATGATCTGCTGCTTGGAGAGTCCCAAGTCCTTCTCGTAGACCTCGGTGTTGTGCTCGCCCACCAGCGGCGGTCGGCGCCTCAGCGACCACATGTTGGACGTGGTCTGCACAAAGGGACCAGGGTAGGTGACCTTCACGCCAAGCTCCGGGTGCTCCACCTGCTGCCAGTAGTTCCGGGCGCGAAGCTGTTCATAGCTCGCCAGGTCGGACGGCTCATAGGTGGGGAAGAGCATGATGCGACGCTTGAGCGCCTGCTTGTAGATCTCGGCCTTGGTCTGCGTCTTGAAGAAGGCGCCGAAGACGTCCTCCCAGTGGTCCACTTCCTTCTGGGTCAGCTCCGCCGTGCTCTTCTCTTCCCACGGCTGGTCCCACAGGTCGCCCTGCATCCCCATCTCGGTCATCCACTCCAGCAGCGGGTAGTTTTTCTGCCCCCAGCCGGGCGCGACCCACCAGCACCAGTTGATATAGCCGTCCTTGCAGGGCCAGCTATACCGCCCGATGACCTTGCCACGCACCTGGGAGGTGCCGCGGCGCTCGTTGACGCGGAGGATGTCCCAGTGGGACTGCACGGAGATGAGGGCGTTGGCCACCGCCTCCTGCATGGAGACGTCTATGTGCTGGCCCACGCCGTAGCGGTCGCGGTGGTGGAGCGCCAGGGTGGTGACCATGGCGGCCTGCGCCCCGGCCTGGTTCCAGGACTGGGGGACGCGCGTGCGGCCGGGAGGGCCGTCCGCCTCGCCGGACATATAGAGGAGGCCGCCGCGCGCCATCAGCACCAGGTCGGAGTCGTCGTACTGGGCGTCGGGGCCGGTCTGGCCGTAAGGCGTGATGGAGGTGACGATGATGCGCGGGTTCACGGCGCGCAGGTCCTGGTAGTCAAGGCCCCAGGCCTTCATCTGCCCAGGCATGAAGGACTCGACGACTACATCGGCTCTGGCGGCCAATCGCTTGAAGAGGGAGCCGCCATCGGCGGTGGCGAGGTTGAGCGTCACGCCCAGCTTGTTGGTGTTGTACGACCAGAAGTGAAGGCTTTTGTTGGGATGAGGCTCGTCATGATAGAAGGGGCCGATGCGGCGCGAGCGGTCTCCGCCGGGCGGCTCTACCTTGAGGACGTCTGCGCCCAGATCGCCCAGGATGCGCGAGCAGAGAGGACCTTTCTCGTCCGTCAGGTCAAGGATGCGATAGCCGGTGAGCAAGCGCGCGCCTCAGGAAGTCTGGAGATGGAAGGATAGTAGCGATTGCAATGGAGAGGGGCAAGGGATGTGTGTACGAAGAGAGCCGCCGTTTACTCCCACTTCTTGTTGCCGTAGGTCTCCTTGGAGACCAGCTCGCTCAGCGGCAGTCGCTTCTTCCCCGCCTCGGCATCTGTCCGGTAGCCGAAGTCCATGACGGTGACCAGCTCCATCGCCGCCGGGATGCCCAAGGCTTGCTTCACCGCATCCTTATCAAAGCCGCCCACGAAGCACATCCCCAGGCCTAGCGACCAGGCCATCAGCTCCATCTGCTGGACGGCGCGGCCCGCGTCTATCTGATACATGCCCTTCGCCTCCGTCATCACCATAGCAATGGCGACGGGCGCTTTGGCGATGTGGCCTGCCGAGCCGGAGAGAGCGGCGATGCGCTCCAGCATGGCCCTCTCCTGGATGACGATGAACCGCCACATCTGACGGTTCCGCTGGCTGGGCGCCCAGCGCGCCGCAGAGAGGATCTTTTCGATGACGGCCTTTGGGACCGGGTCAGGCTTGAAGTCGCGGACGGTGACGCGCTGCCGTATCGCCTGCTCAACGTCCACGGCGGCTACTTCTTCCCCTTGGGCTTCTCATCGAACCAATCGAACTTTGAGTCCGGCGGGATGGTTTTGTAGAGACTGCCCAGGATGGGCTTGTAGGTATCGCTGTAGTCCATGATGCGACCCTGCTTCTTCCAGGTGGGGAGCTTGGCCTTCATATCGTCCAGCATCTCCATAGGATCGCCGTCCAGGTAATAGACGCGGATGGTGCGCCCGGGCGGGTTGGCGGGCCCGGTGCGGCCGCCCGGCGCATCATGCTTGGCCCGGAACCAGTAGATGCCGGCCACGTGCTTCACCGTCAGCAGGTCCGGGATGTGAACCTGGTCGAACCACTGGTTCACCCGCTCGATCTTCAGCGGGTCTTGAGTCACAAGGTCGGTGGCGGCGACGAAGAGACCCGTGTTGGGACGATAGGGAACGGAGCCGGGAGAGACCAGGACGCGCGGCGAGGCGTAGGCCTTGATGAGCATGTACGTCCCGCCCATATAGGAGGTGCGGTACTGGTTGAAACGCCCCACCGCCTCAAGCTGGGGACCAAGGTCCAGGAAGTCCTTCAAGGTGCGGTCGGCCGGCTCCTGCATCAGGTAGAGCGTCATGTACTGGTGCCCTGCGATGCTCGGCATGGCGGTGCGGATCTTTTGGTACTCGGGCGGGCAGACCCACCGCTGGCCGTAGGCAACGCCCTCCAGGGCCATATTGTCCGGGATATGGTCGTACATATGCCAGAAGTTGTACGACTGGTGCTCCCCAGCTTTGGTCACCGCGCCGAAGGAGAAGAAGCCGAGCTTTACCTTGGTGAACATAGCCTATCTCTCGCTCCTGTTTGTGGGATCTTGCCGATGCCTAGTTCTTGCCGTACTTCGGCAGGCCGTAGAGCTCCGCGGCATTCTCGCCGAAGATGCGCGCCTTCTGCTTGGGCGTTAGGCCGGCGCAGTTCTCCGCAAGCTCCTCCGTGACGCCAGGGTACTTGGCGTCCGGGTGCGGGTAATCGCTCGCCCAGATGATGCGGTCGGCGCCCACCAGCGGGTTGTTGGCGGTAAAGGGCAGAGTGCTCTCATCGGCGTCAAAGCTGATCCAGCACTGCCGCTTGAAATAGTCGGAGGGCTTCATCTTCAGGTTCTTCACGTCCCAGCTGAAGGTGGCGGCGTGATGGTCCAAGCGCTCGAGCCAGGGTACGATCCAGCCGCCGTTGGCCTCAAGAAAGAGGAGCTTGAGCTTGGGGAAGCGCTCGCAGACGCCGCCCGCCAGGAGATACGTGAGGGAGAGCATCATATCGAAGGGGTTGGCGATGGCCTGGGTGAAGAGGACGTTGCCCAGGTTCACCTGGTTGCGCCAGGCCTTGTTGCCCCGTTGGTTGCCTTGCAGCGCCGTGGTGGTATCGCGGTGCTGCAGGTGCAGGGCGCGGCAGGCGCCGGGCATGTCCGGGTTCAGGAAGGGGTGGAGGCCCACGGGCAGGCCCGTCTCCTCGCAGGCCTTCCACAGGGGGTCATAGAACGGGTCATCAAAGAACTGGCCCTCCTTGAGCGGATTGGGCCGCAGGAAGACGCCTACATGGCCCGTCTCCTTGGCGCGGTAGATCTCTTTGACGGCGCGCTTGAGGTCCTGCTGGGGGATGGCCGCCACGCCGAAGAGGCGCTTGCGGTCGGCGCTGCAATACTCCTGCAGCCAATCGTTGTAGACCTGGCACTGGACCAGGGCAAAGTCCGGGTCCTTGATGGAGACCAAGCCCAGCATCATGGTGGGATAGAGGACGGACTGGTCAATGTGGTCCGTGGTCATATCGGCCAGGCGGGGCTTGGAGTTGTACCCGGCCGGGCGTGTCTCCGTGTACTTCAACTTTCCTTCAAAGGCGGCCTTGCGCTTCTCCGGCGTCATCCCCGCGACGCCCGCGCTGGCCATGAACCTGGCCGGGCGCTCCTGCCCATCAAAGCGCAGCCACTCGCTACCATCGGCTCGTGTTTCGATGTGCCAGATGCGGTCCTTGTACTGCTTGGGGGCAAGCTCCACATAGCGAGTGGGGTGCTCCAGAACATGCCCGTCCGCATCCACGAACCGGAAGCCGTTTGCCTTTGCCATGAGACCCTCCTGGTTCCTCTGTTGAACTGTCGCCGCATGCTACACAGCGCTACCCAGGCCGTCAAGGGGAAAATTGACACGCCCTCCAGGGGTTCGTATCCTCTCGCTGCCGGGTGGAACAACCGACGTGATCTTCACTTCACTCAAAGACATCCGAGTCTTAGACCTGACGAATGCCATCGCCGGGCCGCACTGCACCAAACTGCTGGCTGATTACGGCGCGGACGTCATCAAGGTGGAGCGTCCTCGCACCGGCGACCCATCACGCGGCGCGGGCCCCTTCCCCCGGGATGTGTCGCACCTGGAGAAGAGCGCCCTGTTCCTGGGCCTCAACACCAACAAGCGTGGCGTCACGCTGAACCTGAAGCATCCCGAAGGCGCAAGCATCCTGAAACAGCTTGCGGCCAAGGCGGACATCCTTGTGGAGAATTTCCGCCCGGGGACGATGGCGAGGCTGGGCTTTAGCTATGAAGTCCTGAGCGCGAGCAATCAAAACCTGGTCATGGTCTCGATCTCGGACTTTGGTCAGTGGGGGCCATACAGCAACTACAAAGGGTCGGAGATCGTTGACTATGCCATCGGCGGGGCGATGTATGCGGCCGGAGCAGCGGATAGGGAGCCGCTGAAGCTAGGGGGCAACGTGGTGCAGATGCTGGCGGGCACCCACGGCGCAGCAGCGGCGATGGTGGCGCTGACCGGGCGAGCGGTCCGTGACAGAGGCGATCACATTGATATCGCCATCATGGAGACCCAGGCCGGCAGCCCCGACCGGCGGACGCCCATGCTCCTTGGGCATCAGTACACGGGCCTTATCAACAAACGCGGTCAGGGAGTCCCCCCATCGGTACGCCCGGCGAAGGACGGCTACCTCAATATCCAGTTCGGCATCTTTATGATTGAGCGCATCGCCAAGATGCTGGGAAAGCCCGAGATCGCCACCGACCCGCGCTTCGCCGATCCGACGGAGGCCAGCAAGCCGGAGAACATCGCCCTGTTGGAGGAGATCTACCTGACCTGGCTGGGCAAGCGCACCATGGCCCAAGCCTGGGAGGCGGCCCAGAAGGCAGGGGTCCTTTCCGGCCCCATCTACACCATGGCGGATGTGCTGAAGGACAAACATCTGAAAGGTCGCGGGTTCTGGGAGCAGATCCACCATCCCATCGCAGGCAAACATACCTATCCCGGCCGACCCTTCTTTTCACACGGCGAACGCAAGACGCCTAGACGCCCGGCCCCCCGTCTGGGCCAGCACAATGCCGAAGTGCTCAAGGACCTGGGCTATGAGAAGGGCGACCTTGCCCGGTTACAAAGGGAAGGCGTGATCTAACCCGGGCATCGCCGCTTCCCTTGACTCCCCGCCCGTGGGCATCTAGCCTTGAACGGATGCGCATAGGCCTCCTGACCGATACCCATCTCCCAGGCACCATCCGCGAACTCTGGCCGGAGGTCCACAAGGCCTTCACCGGCTGCGACCTGATCCTCCACGGCGGCGACATCGTCAGCCAGGGCGTCCTCGATTGGCTGGAGCAGATCGCGCCGGTACTCGCCGCCAAGGGCAATAACGATTGGGATTGGGGCGACTCCCGCGTGAAGGATACCCACTTCCTTGACGTGGAGGGCTGGCGGCTGGGCATGGTCCACGATATGGAGCCGGAGGACCGGCCCATCGAGTACCTGCGCAAGCAGTACCTGAAGGGCGAGCGCGTGGACGTGATGGTCACGGGCCACACCCACTTTGAGCGGCTCACCTACCGCGATGGAGTGGTGCAAATCAACTCGGGCAGC
This DNA window, taken from Chloroflexota bacterium, encodes the following:
- a CDS encoding CoA transferase is translated as MTRPPGVRILSLPGGTTDVIFTSLKDIRVLDLTNAIAGPHCTKLLADYGADVIKVERPRTGDPSRGAGPFPRDVSHLEKSALFLGLNTNKRGVTLNLKHPEGASILKQLAAKADILVENFRPGTMARLGFSYEVLSASNQNLVMVSISDFGQWGPYSNYKGSEIVDYAIGGAMYAAGAADREPLKLGGNVVQMLAGTHGAAAAMVALTGRAVRDRGDHIDIAIMETQAGSPDRRTPMLLGHQYTGLINKRGQGVPPSVRPAKDGYLNIQFGIFMIERIAKMLGKPEIATDPRFADPTEASKPENIALLEEIYLTWLGKRTMAQAWEAAQKAGVLSGPIYTMADVLKDKHLKGRGFWEQIHHPIAGKHTYPGRPFFSHGERKTPRRPAPRLGQHNAEVLKDLGYEKGDLARLQREGVI
- a CDS encoding CoA transferase produces the protein MLTGYRILDLTDEKGPLCSRILGDLGADVLKVEPPGGDRSRRIGPFYHDEPHPNKSLHFWSYNTNKLGVTLNLATADGGSLFKRLAARADVVVESFMPGQMKAWGLDYQDLRAVNPRIIVTSITPYGQTGPDAQYDDSDLVLMARGGLLYMSGEADGPPGRTRVPQSWNQAGAQAAMVTTLALHHRDRYGVGQHIDVSMQEAVANALISVQSHWDILRVNERRGTSQVRGKVIGRYSWPCKDGYINWCWWVAPGWGQKNYPLLEWMTEMGMQGDLWDQPWEEKSTAELTQKEVDHWEDVFGAFFKTQTKAEIYKQALKRRIMLFPTYEPSDLASYEQLRARNYWQQVEHPELGVKVTYPGPFVQTTSNMWSLRRRPPLVGEHNTEVYEKDLGLSKQQIISLKSAGVI
- a CDS encoding metallophosphoesterase family protein, with translation MRIGLLTDTHLPGTIRELWPEVHKAFTGCDLILHGGDIVSQGVLDWLEQIAPVLAAKGNNDWDWGDSRVKDTHFLDVEGWRLGMVHDMEPEDRPIEYLRKQYLKGERVDVMVTGHTHFERLTYRDGVVQINSGSPIHPHLWSTRLGTVGVLDITRSRIQAQVVKLGETPGMRNPGLDLSVTVRR
- a CDS encoding CoA transferase, producing MASLPLSGIRVVDYCWAVAGPVTAKYLAIMGAEVIKIESRARLDGGRLGNPFIEGKPGVNKSGYFATHSPSKMSIRLDISKPEAQALIRRLVETADIVSESFSTKVLREHNLHYDEMKKLKPDIIMISLTMQGQTGPFAHHVGFGRTLGGLAGVDNLTGWPNSNPAAPNQPYTDLIVPWFAVSAVIAALRHRSATGRGQYIDMSQLEASEHFLEPAILDYFVNGRSQKRVGNRTPGAAPHNVYPCRGFDRWVAIAVMSDAMWSSLCRAMGMPALAADERFATLLARKRHEEALDRIIGEWTQPQTVEEVVSKLREAGVSTGVVARGEDLHSDAQLRHRGHLRI
- a CDS encoding nitroreductase, yielding MDVEQAIRQRVTVRDFKPDPVPKAVIEKILSAARWAPSQRNRQMWRFIVIQERAMLERIAALSGSAGHIAKAPVAIAMVMTEAKGMYQIDAGRAVQQMELMAWSLGLGMCFVGGFDKDAVKQALGIPAAMELVTVMDFGYRTDAEAGKKRLPLSELVSKETYGNKKWE
- a CDS encoding amidohydrolase; translated protein: MAKANGFRFVDADGHVLEHPTRYVELAPKQYKDRIWHIETRADGSEWLRFDGQERPARFMASAGVAGMTPEKRKAAFEGKLKYTETRPAGYNSKPRLADMTTDHIDQSVLYPTMMLGLVSIKDPDFALVQCQVYNDWLQEYCSADRKRLFGVAAIPQQDLKRAVKEIYRAKETGHVGVFLRPNPLKEGQFFDDPFYDPLWKACEETGLPVGLHPFLNPDMPGACRALHLQHRDTTTALQGNQRGNKAWRNQVNLGNVLFTQAIANPFDMMLSLTYLLAGGVCERFPKLKLLFLEANGGWIVPWLERLDHHAATFSWDVKNLKMKPSDYFKRQCWISFDADESTLPFTANNPLVGADRIIWASDYPHPDAKYPGVTEELAENCAGLTPKQKARIFGENAAELYGLPKYGKN